A window from Fragaria vesca subsp. vesca linkage group LG5, FraVesHawaii_1.0, whole genome shotgun sequence encodes these proteins:
- the LOC101290960 gene encoding putative pentatricopeptide repeat-containing protein At5g52630-like, with product MLHSLSKPSLNPNPNHSSHICNLLLSLTHARALPKGLQLHAHVIKSGLQSIPLVSHHLINFYSKNQLPLFSRQIFQHFPHKSSTTWSSLISSFAQNDLPLLAIHYFRRMLAASLRPDDHIYPSVTKSCAILNRIDVGQSIHCLALKTGYHVDVFVASSVVDMYAKCGQISNARNMFDEMPHRNVVSWSGMISGYTQAGEGEEALVLFKQALLEDFEVNDFTFSSVVRVCGSWTLLELGRQIHGLCFKTSFDSSSFVGSSLVSLYSKCGVIEEAYRVFDEVPVRNVGMWNAMMIACAQHVHTEKTFDLFKQMESSGMKPNFITFLCVLYACSHAGLVEKGHHYFGLMKEYGIEPGEMHYASLVDLLGRAGKLQDAVKVIEEMPIEPTESVLGALLTGCRLHGDTELAASVADKIFELGSISSGMHVLVSNAYAAAGRFEEAAKARKRLRDHGVKKETGLSWVEEGNKIHTFAAGDRTHMRTKEIYQKLEELGDEMERAGYVADTSFVLREINNEEKNQTIRYHSERLAVAFGLLTIPPDRPIRIMKNLRICGDCHTAIKFMSKCSGRVIIVRDNNRFHRFEDGKCTCGDYW from the coding sequence ATGCTTCACTCCCTCTCAAAACCCTCCCTAAACCCTAATCCAAACCACAGTAGTCACATTTGCAACCTCCTGCTCTCTCTAACCCACGCAAGGGCCCTCCCAAAGGGTCTCCAGCTCCACGCCCACGTCATCAAATCAGGCCTCCAGTCCATCCCTCTTGTCTCCCACCACCTCATCAACTTCTACTCCAAAAACCAACTCCCCCTCTTTTCCCGCCAAATCTTCCAACACTTCCCCCACAAGTCCTCCACCACTTGGAGCTCCCTCATCTCTTCCTTTGCCCAGAATGACCTCCCTCTCCTCGCCATTCACTACTTTCGCCGAATGCTCGCCGCCTCGTTGCGCCCCGACGACCATATATACCCCAGTGTCACCAAATCCTGCGCCATTCTCAACCGCATTGATGTGGGGCAGTCCATACATTGCCTTGCACTCAAGACCGGGTATCATGTTGATGTGTTTGTTGCGAGTTCCGTGGTTGACATGTATGCGAAATGTGGGCAGATAAGTAATGCCCGGAACATGTTCGACGAAATGCCTCACAGGAATGTGGTGTCTTGGAGTGGGATGATTTCCGGGTACACTCAAGCGGGGGAGGGTGAGGAGGCTTTGGTGCTTTTTAAGCAGGCGTTGCTTGAGGATTTCGAGGTTAATGATTTCACATTTTCGAGTGTTGTGAGGGTCTGCGGCAGTTGGACGCTGCTTGAGTTGGGGAGGCAGATACATGGTTTGTGCTTCAAGACGAGTTTTGATTCGTCTAGTTTTGTTGGGAGCTCTTTGGTGTCGTTGTACTCCAAATGTGGAGTGATTGAAGAGGCTTATCGAGTTTTTGATGAGGTGCCTGTTAGGAATGTTGGAATGTGGAATGCGATGATGATAGCCTGCGCGCAGCACGTGCACACGGAGAAGACTTTTGATCTGTTTAAGCAGATGGAAAGTAGTGGGATGAAGCCGAATTTTATTACGTTTTTGTGTGTGCTCTATGCTTGTAGCCATGCCGGGCTGGTTGAAAAGGGGCACCATTACTTTGGGCTGATGAAAGAGTATGGGATTGAGCCAGGGGAGATGCATTATGCTTCCTTGGTGGACTTGCTTGGCCGAGCTGGAAAGTTGCAGGATGCTGTTAAAGTAATAGAGGAGATGCCTATTGAACCCACAGAATCTGTATTGGGAGCTTTGTTAACAGGTTGTCGACTCCATGGAGACACTGAATTGGCTGCTTCCGTGGCTGACAAAATCTTTGAATTGGGTTCTATAAGCTCTGGGATGCATGTGCTTGTATCTAATGCTTATGCTGCTGCAGGGAGATTCGAGGAAGCAGCAAAAGCTAGGAAGAGGCTAAGAGACCATGGGGTGAAAAAGGAGACAGGTTTGAGTTGGGTTGAGGAAGGAAACAAGATCCATACATTCGCTGCTGGAGACAGGACTCACATGAGGACTAAAGAGATTTATCAGAAGTTGGAAGAATTAGGGGATGAAATGGAGAGGGCTGGTTATGTTGCAGACACAAGTTTTGTCCTTAGAGAAATAAATAATGAAGAAAAGAACCAGACAATTAGGTATCATAGTGAAAGACTAGCCGTGGCATTTGGCCTTCTAACTATTCCTCCAGATAGGCCAATAAGGATTATGAAGAACTTGCGTATTTGTGGTGATTGTCATACTGCTATCAAGTTTATGTCCAAGTGCTCAGGAAGGGTTATCATTGTTAGGGATAACAATAGGTTTCATAGGTTTGAGGATGGAAAATGCACTTGTGGAGATTATTGGTGA